The following nucleotide sequence is from Halanaerobiales bacterium.
GACAGAGAAGTTATAATGCAATTAGAGCTTTACAGGGAATGGGTTATGACAATCTTTATAATATTTCCGGTTCGTTCCTTGGAGTATGCTGTCATCAGTATTATTTAGATCAGGTAACAGACAGAGAAAAGATTGTTACAGATTATAATTTTGAATAAACATTAATATAATGATATAATGAAAAGAGATTGAATAGTATTGTAGTTGATCTCTTTGAATTTCAAATCAGGATGACCATCGGGTTTATAGCTCGATGGTCTTACTGATTTATTTTAATGAAATAATTTATATATAATAAAGGTGGGTAAGATATGAATTTGAGTAATCAAGACCACAATGTCAAAAAAGAGTCTGATCCTAATAAGAAAAAAAATAAAATTAACAAAAAACGAGTTGAAAGTTCTTTAACTATTGTAACCTGGATAGGAATTTTTGTAGCCTGGTATTTAGTTACAAAATTCGAACTTTTTTCTCCCACTTTATTACCCTCACCTTTAAGAGTGGCAAAGGCTTTTATAAAACTAATAAGGTCAGGATATAATGGAGTTCCTTTATGGTCACATATGCTGGCCAGTTTTAGAAGATTATTTATAGCGCTTGGTTTAGCTATTTCGACAGCAGTCCCTCTTGGACTTTTAAGTGGCTATTTTAGCAAAGTAGAGGCTATTATTGATTCTATAGTTGAATTTTACAGACCTTTACCACCTCTTGCCTACTATACTTTACTTATCTTATGGTTTGGTATTGATGATGAATCAAAAATAATATTACTATTTTTAGCT
It contains:
- a CDS encoding ABC transporter permease, translating into MNLSNQDHNVKKESDPNKKKNKINKKRVESSLTIVTWIGIFVAWYLVTKFELFSPTLLPSPLRVAKAFIKLIRSGYNGVPLWSHMLASFRRLFIALGLAISTAVPLGLLSGYFSKVEAIIDSIVEFYRPLPPLAYYTLLILWFGIDDESKIILLFLAAFAPIYLACVSAVSKINANYILSAKSLGASQKKVFFKIVLPASMPEIFTGIRTAFGVSYTTLVSAEMIAATSGIGWMVLDAANFLKSDVIFVGIIIMGITGVLIDAGLRFLERKFVYWKGHV